The Agelaius phoeniceus isolate bAgePho1 chromosome 4, bAgePho1.hap1, whole genome shotgun sequence genome includes a region encoding these proteins:
- the LOC129120792 gene encoding C-C motif chemokine 5-like: protein MKVLAAALAVLLLVAICSLAEADPSVSRSAALSKRNEVKIPTACCFSYMSRPVPRRMISSAYMTSNLCTQPAVVLVTTKGRELCADPRARWVQEYLEHMELQEY, encoded by the exons ATGAAGGTcctggcagctgccctggctgttcTGCTCCTTGTGGCCATCTGCTCCCTGGCTGAGGCTGATCCCAGTGTCTCCAGAAGTGCTGCACTTTCCAAGAGGAACG AAGTCAAAATCCCCACCGCCTGCTGCTTCTCCTACATGTCACGCCCCGTTCCACGCAGGATGATCAGCTCTGCCTACATGACCAGCAACCTCTGCACACAGCCAGCTGTGGT CCTGGTCACCACGAAAGGAAGGGAGCTGTGTGCAGACCCCCGTGCTCGCTGGGTGCAGGAATACCTGGAGCACATGGAGCTTCAGGAGTACTGa